ACTGCCGCGCTACGTCCCCTTCCAGCAGCCGGTCCCGGTTCTTCGTGAACACCGTCGCGTGCCAGACCTCCTCGCTCATCCCCAGACCCACGAACCACCGGAACAGCAGGTTGTAGCGCAGCTGCTCGACCAGCATCCTCTCGCTCCGGATTGTGTACAGCAGCATCAGCAACTGCGCCCGCAGCAGCCGCTCCGGCGCGATCGACGGCCGCCCCACTTCTCCGTAAATCTCATCGAAGGTGTCGTCCAGCCTCTGCAGCGCCTCGTCCACCATCGCCCGGATCGGCCGCAGCGGGTGATCGGCCGGCACCAGATCCTCCAGGCTCGCGTACAGGAACATCTCTTGCTGCTGACGGTCTTCTCCTCTCATGGCGTCCCTATGCCAGTAAAGACGCATCAAACAATTCCGAGGTGTCTTGTTCCGGAGTTTTTCAGCGACCTGCTAGGGCACGCAACCTGTTCTAATGGACTCTGGAATGGCGGTGAAGGGTGCAAGATTCTTTGCCCGACGGGCCATCTGACGGGGGGTGTTGCGCGGGAGACAGATGCCAGAATGGCAGCAAACTCTTTCTGGAAGGCAAAACGATGCCTGTTGATGAAAATCTCAGCAGTCCTGTTGCTGTGTTGCGTGAAAATCGTGTTACACGCATTGTGCTGAATGACCCTGGGAAACGGAACCGGCTCACACCCGGGATGGCCTCCGCACTGGCAGAGGTACTGTTCGAGGCTGCTGACGACCCGGGCGTCGGATCAGTGCTGCTCGAACAACGCGGGGAGGTGTTCTGTTCGGGTTTCGACTTCGAAGCGCTTGCGCTGGCCGGGGATCCCGAACCATTCCGGCGGCTGTTCAGCCTGCGGCAGAAGCTTCGGAAACCGGCTGTGGCAGCAGTGCACGGCGCCTGCGCAGGCGCTGGAATCGGACTCCTTTTACAGTGCCACTATGTGCTGGCGGCTCAGGGAACGAAATTCGCGGTGACGGACATCCACTCTGCATGCTGGCCCGTTCTTTACTACGGCGCCCTCTGCGCCGCCATGGGTCCGCGGCGAGCCTGCGAACTCTCACTGACAGGAAGGGTCTTCTCCGCCGCGGATGCCCTGTCTTACGGGCTGGTTCAGGAGCTTGTGCCGGAGTTTGAACTGGAGGACCGGGCGCTGCAGATGGCAGCCGGGCTTGCCTCCCTCAGCCCGGCGGCGGTCGCCGCGGGGCTGGAATTTGCGGCGGGTTTTTTTCCAGGAAGCGCGGAAAATCATGCGGCGGAGCGGTTCCGTGAAGCAACCTGCTCGCCTGATTTCCGCGAGGCTTTGGCCGCAGCGAGCGGACGCCGCAGGCCGGAATGGCCCTCCCTGCGGGGAAATGCATGAAAAAAGGCGCGGGCCGGGGCCCGCGCCTGAGGGAAGAATGGAATGAACGTTAGTTGCGGTCGGGCAGCAGAATGAGGTCGAAGGGAGCGCCGCCGCCCTTGTTGTCCACCGCGATGATCGTGCGGATCATGCCGCCCCACGTCACAAGACGATGGCTGTCAATCGCGATCGTCTTCGTGCCGGCAACCGCAACGCGGGCCTGATACATGCCGATGGGCACGGAAAGATATCCGGACGCCGCGTTGAACGGGACGTTGGTCAGCACGGGCTGCTTGCCGGTCAGCGTCTCGAAGGGGGTGGTCACATAGACGTCCACCGCCGGAGCGCCAGGAGCGGTGTGGGCCACGCGGAACTTGACCCGGCCCTCTTCAGGAGCGCTGTTGTCGTCTTCGAGCAGCTTCACATCGAAGCCCGGCGTCTTGCCCGCGCCCGCATAGCCGACGGCGATCGCCGTGTAGTCCCTGCCAGCCTGAACAGGCACGCTGAGCTGCTTCACCACGGTGTTCGTGCCCGTCACCTTGATCTCGACGTTGTAAGTACCGGCCGGGAGGCTCAGATACTCGGAATACTCACGGAAGGGCAAGTTCTCGAGCACCATGGCCCCGTTCACATAAATGTCCACAGCAGGAGCGTCAGGCGAGGCGTGCACAATGCGCACACGCGCGCCGGAGCCCTGCGCCATCGCCATACCAGCAACCGCCAGCACGGTTGCGCACACCAACAGCAGTCGTTTCATCGCTACTCCTCTGACTTTCGTGGGAATTCGCTAACCGGAATCTGTGAAAGATCCGCTAACACTGCACTAGGTGCATGGAGAAGGCCGATAGATGCAAAAAATCCGCACGGGATTTTCCTCTTTAATTCAACCGCCAGCGCAAGCCCAGGCGCCACAGGCGGGGGCTGGCCAGAAGGGGCGCGGGGCTGAAGCCCGCGACGACGCGACGGTTGGCGGCGTTTTCGACCGCCGCGTGCGCCTCCACGGAGTCTGCCAGACGATAGCGGGCTGTCGCCTGCCAGACTCCAAAGCCGGGAAGCAGGAACAGATTGCGGTCGTCTTCGAATTGCGCCGTGGAAGCACGGAAACCCGCCGTTAGCGAAGTCCGCGCATTTTGCCAGCCGGTCAGGAATGAGCCCTGATGGCGCGGCGTCTGCGGGATCCGCTCTCCCGCATCGAAGCGCGCGTCGGCCAACAGCCACGCGGCTTCGGCGAACACGGCGCCGCGCCTCCATCGCGCCGTGGCTTCCGCGCCCCGCACGCGCGCCCCGCCGGCGTTGTCACGCTGGCGCGTGATCAGTTGCGGCGTGACGCTGCGCGTCACGTTCGTGATCAGCCCGCCGAGGCGGTTGTGAAACGCCGTCACGCTGATCCTCCACGGACCGGAAGTGAAATCGCCGCCCGCTTCCACGCCCCGCAGCGACTCCGGCCGCAAGGCAGGGTTTGCCAGCGTCACGGAGTTGCCGACGCGGAATTCGCGATAGAGCTCGTTCAGAGTGGGGGCGCGGAGCGCACGGTAGGCGGAGATGCGGGCGCGCCACTTTTCCCCGCCCGCTGCCGCGCCGCCGTTCGGCATCCAGAAAGCGGCGCCGCTGCCTGGATCATGACGCCGCAGACCGCCGAAGAAGCGCAGGGGCCCCGCGGCGGACGAACCCTGAATGAACAGGCCGTGCTGTGTCTGCGCGCCGCCTCCCGTGCGCGAGCCGGCCGGATACAGCGTTTCGCGGGATTCGCCCCATGTTCGCACCGCGTCGCCTCCCGCTGTCAGGCTCCACCGTGCGCCAGCCCGCTGCCACAGCGCTGCGGCGCCCGTCGCGTCCGAAGGCACGCTCTGGCGCGACGTGAGCCGTTCGCTCTGCCGTCCGGCGCCGATGGAGCTGAACGCGGCCCGGTACTCCTCGCGCGAGTGATAGGCGAGGACGTTCACCGCGCCTGCGCCCGCCTGCTGCCACCAGTTGGCTGCCAGCGTGCCGGCGCCGGTCGAATTGCGCGTGAGCGTGGTTCCATTGGCGCGCTCCTCGGCCAGCGCATCGGCGCGCAGGAACAGGCGCCTTGTTCCGTCGTTGTACGAAGCGCGCAGCGCGCCGGAAGAGAAACGCACGCCCGCCCGCTCGTCCACCGGCCCGCGCGCCTCCTCCGGGACGATGAAAAACCCGTCCGTGTGCAGGGCGCGCAGGCTGGCACCGGCGCCCCAGTGTTTCGGGACTCCCGATTCGGCGCCGGCGGAAAGCTGATGCGTTCCTGCGTTGCCGCCTTCGTAGCCGAGCCACGCAGCGCGCGCACGCGGCTCGCGGCTGAACAGGGCGATCGTTCCGCCCATGGCTTTGTCGCCGAAGACGCTCAGCGGCGCGCCGCGCGTCACCTCGATGCGCTCGATCAGTTCCGGATCGAGCCGCGTCCAGTAAATCCATCCGCCGAACGGGCTGTTGGCGGGCGCGCCGTCCCACAACAGCAGCGTGCGGCTGGCGCCTGTCGAGCCCAGCCCGCGCAGGCTGATGCCCTGGGTTGTAGGATTGGCCGCCAGCGATGACGTACGGCGGAAGAGAGTGAAGCCCGGCACCATGCGCAGCCGGTCGTCCAGATTGACGCCGGGCAGCTGCGAGATGCGCGGCGCGTCCATTAGCGTGACGTGGGCGGGCGCTTCCGCCGAGACCGCGGCGGTGACGGTGATCGACGTCTCAACCGGCGCCGCGGCGGGCGGACTCGCCGGTTGCCCAGTGGCCAGGAGACACAATGCGGGCATCCACCCAGCCGCTTTCTTCCAGGCGCGCGGGCGATGCGCTGAACACCACGGTGACCGTCGGCTCATCCAGGGGACGCAGGGAGGCGGCGCGGCGGCGGGGCTCGACCAGCGCCAAATATTTTAGGATAGCGTAGACGTCGTTTTCCACCGGCACGAGCGTCTCCCAGTTCTGCGAACGGAACCGGATGCGCGCCCCGCGCTGCGCCATCCGCCAGGCGAGATAGGCGCAACACTCGACCGCGCGCTCGAACCACTCGCGGTGCTCTTCGCCGGCTTCCAGATCGAGCACCAGCGTGATGAGATGCTCCTGTTCGCGCGCGAACTCGCGGACCAGCAGCTCTCCCGTGTGCGCCGTGGCGCGCCAGTCGACGTGGCGCGCGCTTTCGAATGGAATGTAGGGGCGGATGCGGTAAAAATCCTGGCCGAGTCCGCGGAACAGGGTCTCGGCGTCGCCATGCACCTCCGCCAGCAGCAGCTCGAAGCCGGGCTGCGGCTCGATGGAAGGATACACGAGCACGTCCTGCTTCATCGTCACGCGGGCGCGCCGCTCGGCGAAGCCAAAGGGAAACGCCGTGGAGAACAGGAAGCTGTCCTCGGCATGCACGCCGCGCCGCGGGAAGCGCGCCTCCACGGTGGTTTCCACGGCGGCGCCGCCGGGGATGACAGGAAAATACAGGTCCGCGGCAAAGACTTCCGTTCCCGCGCCGGCAAGGCGGATCGAGAACGACGGCATCCGCTTTTTCATGTTGCAGAGAACGAGCCGCGCCGGCACGCGCTGCCGCGCGCAGACATGCTCGGGCAGGTGGATCTCGAGCTCGAGGCCGGCGATTCCGATGCGGCTGATGAAGCTGCTCACCAGCAGAACGGAGAGCATGGCGGCCAGCAGCAGAAAGAGGAGGTTGTTGCCGGACGCGAAACCCGCGCCGCCCACCAGCAATGCCGCGGAGAGGAACAGCAGGCCGCGCGTGGTGATGCGCTCGCGCACGCGGTGCTCGAGCCACCGCCGCAAGCCAGCGCCCGAATCCCGCCACCAGTCCATCATGCGGCTGCCCTCATTCTGTCATAATGGCCGTTTCTTTATGCCTGCAGAACCCGCCCAGCCCGTGCGCCTGCTGCGCTCGCTCGGCCTGTTCCAGCTCATCGTGATGGGCGTCATCATGGTGCAGCCTACGGCGCCGATGCCGCCCTTCGGCGCCATCAGCGCCGGGGCCAACGGCCACGTGGTTACGGCCGTGCTCATCGCCATGTTCGCGATGATGCTGACCGCGCTGAGCTACGGGCGCATGGCGCGGGCGTACCCGGCGGCGGGCAGCGCCTACACCTACGTCGCCCGCGAGCTGCACCCCGCGCTCGGCTATTTCACCGGCTGGAGCATGCTGCTCGACTACATGGTGAACCCGCTGATCTGCGTCATCTGGTGTTCGAAGGCGCTGATGGGACTGTTCCCGGGCACGCCGTTCTGGATGTGGGCAAGCGCGTTCGCCCTGCTGTTCACGGGCCTCAATCTGCGGCGCATCACCGCAACGGCGCGCACAAACGAATTTCTGACAGCCGTGATGGGCGTAGTCATCCTCTGGACCCTCGGCGCCTGCGTCCGCTATCTGATGCAGCTGCCTGATCTCGACGCACAGCGTTTCATCACCCCCTTTTACGATCCGGAGCGGTTTTCGTGGAGGTCGCTTTCGAACGGCGCATCGATCGCCGTGCTCACCTATATCGGCTATGACGGCATCGCCACGCTGTCAGAGGAAGCCAAAGATCCGCGACGCAACATCCTGCGGGCGATGGTGGCGACGTGCTTCATCATCGGCGTTTTGTCCGCCGTGGAAGTCTACGCTGCACAGCTGGTCTGGCCCGCCGCCGAACCGTACCCCGACCCGGATACTGCGTATCTGGCCATCGCCCGCCGCGCGGGAGGCGAGATTCTGTTTCAAACACTTTCGTGGACTCTTGTTGTGGCCACCATCGGCTCCGCCTCGGGGGCGCTGCTGGCGGGAGCGCGGCTGCTGTATGGCATGGGGCGCGACAACGCCATTCCGAAGTCCTTCTTCGGCTACCTGCACCCGAAGACGCGCGTGCCGAGCCGCAACGTGATGTTCATGGGCGCGCTGGCTCTTCTCGGCGCGTTCGCGATCTCTTATCAGACGGGCGCCGAGCTGCTGAACTTCGGCGCGCTGATCGGCTTCATGGGCGTCAACGTGTCGAGCCTGGTGCACTACTACATCCGCGAACGCGACCGGCACTGGACGCATCTGGTGGCGCCGGCGGCGGGCTTCCTCGTCTGTCTCTACCTGTGGCTCAGCCTGAGCTGGATCGCCAAGATCGCCGGCTTCGCGTGGCTGGCTTTCGGCGTGGCCTACGGCGCCTGGAAGACCGGCGGCTTCAAGCGCGACATCATCCGCTTCGAGATTCCTTCCGACGAATGACCGGCGCGGCAGGGCCTCCGGGCCGGCCTTGCTAGACTGGGAGATTCACGGAAATGCTGGATTCCACGCTATCGGACATCGAAGCGCGCGCGCTGTCCGCGATCGAGAACGCAGCGGACGCCGCGGCGCTGGAACAGGCCCGCGTCGAGTTCCTGGGACGCAAGGGGGCTCTCGCGCAGATCGGCAAGGATCTCGGCAAGCTTTCTCCTGAAGAGCGCGCACGGATCGGCAAGCTGCTGAACTCTGTCAAGCAGACGATCGAGCAGCGGTTCGAGACGAAGAAGACGTGGTTCGAAGAGCAGGCCCTGCGCGCGCGGCTGGACGCCGAGTGGCTCGACGTCACGCTGCCCGCGCCCGGAACGCGGCCTGGTTCGCTGCATCCGCTGACTCAGATCCAGAAGGAGCTGGAAGACCTGTTCACGAGCCTCGGATTCGCCGTCGTGGACGGGCCGGAAGTGGAAACCGAGTGGCACAACTTCGACGCGTTGAACATCCCGCCGGCGCATCCGGCGCGTGATGCCCAGGACACATTCTGGCTGGAAAACGGGCACCTCCTGCGCACGCATACCTCGCCCGTTCAGGTGCGCGCCATGGAGCGGTTCGGCGCGCCGCTGCGCATCATCGCGCCCGGGCGCGTGTTCCGCAACGAGGAAGTGGACGCGAGCCACGAGCATACGTTCTACCAGCTGGAAGGCATGATGGTCGACCGCGACGTCAGCATCGGCCACATGCTGTACTTCATGAAGACGCTGCTCGAGGCGATCTTCCGCCGCGAAGTGACCGTGCGTCTGCGTCCTGGCTTCTTCCCGTTCGTCGAGCCGGGCTTCGAGCTGGACATTCAATGCCTGCTGTGCGGCGGCGCGGGCTGCCCGGTATGCAAGCAGAGCGGCTGGGTGGAACTTCTGCCCTGCGGGCTGGTGCATCCGAACGTGCTGCGCGCGGGCGGCATTGATCCGCTCGAGTGGAACGGCTTCGCTTTCGGGCTCGGACTGACGCGGCTTGTCATGATGCGCTACGCCATTGATGACATCCGG
This DNA window, taken from Bryobacteraceae bacterium, encodes the following:
- the yeeF gene encoding putrescine/spermidine ABC transporter codes for the protein MPAEPAQPVRLLRSLGLFQLIVMGVIMVQPTAPMPPFGAISAGANGHVVTAVLIAMFAMMLTALSYGRMARAYPAAGSAYTYVARELHPALGYFTGWSMLLDYMVNPLICVIWCSKALMGLFPGTPFWMWASAFALLFTGLNLRRITATARTNEFLTAVMGVVILWTLGACVRYLMQLPDLDAQRFITPFYDPERFSWRSLSNGASIAVLTYIGYDGIATLSEEAKDPRRNILRAMVATCFIIGVLSAVEVYAAQLVWPAAEPYPDPDTAYLAIARRAGGEILFQTLSWTLVVATIGSASGALLAGARLLYGMGRDNAIPKSFFGYLHPKTRVPSRNVMFMGALALLGAFAISYQTGAELLNFGALIGFMGVNVSSLVHYYIRERDRHWTHLVAPAAGFLVCLYLWLSLSWIAKIAGFAWLAFGVAYGAWKTGGFKRDIIRFEIPSDE
- a CDS encoding enoyl-CoA hydratase, whose protein sequence is MPVDENLSSPVAVLRENRVTRIVLNDPGKRNRLTPGMASALAEVLFEAADDPGVGSVLLEQRGEVFCSGFDFEALALAGDPEPFRRLFSLRQKLRKPAVAAVHGACAGAGIGLLLQCHYVLAAQGTKFAVTDIHSACWPVLYYGALCAAMGPRRACELSLTGRVFSAADALSYGLVQELVPEFELEDRALQMAAGLASLSPAAVAAGLEFAAGFFPGSAENHAAERFREATCSPDFREALAAASGRRRPEWPSLRGNA
- a CDS encoding TonB-dependent receptor, coding for MCLLATGQPASPPAAAPVETSITVTAAVSAEAPAHVTLMDAPRISQLPGVNLDDRLRMVPGFTLFRRTSSLAANPTTQGISLRGLGSTGASRTLLLWDGAPANSPFGGWIYWTRLDPELIERIEVTRGAPLSVFGDKAMGGTIALFSREPRARAAWLGYEGGNAGTHQLSAGAESGVPKHWGAGASLRALHTDGFFIVPEEARGPVDERAGVRFSSGALRASYNDGTRRLFLRADALAEERANGTTLTRNSTGAGTLAANWWQQAGAGAVNVLAYHSREEYRAAFSSIGAGRQSERLTSRQSVPSDATGAAALWQRAGARWSLTAGGDAVRTWGESRETLYPAGSRTGGGAQTQHGLFIQGSSAAGPLRFFGGLRRHDPGSGAAFWMPNGGAAAGGEKWRARISAYRALRAPTLNELYREFRVGNSVTLANPALRPESLRGVEAGGDFTSGPWRISVTAFHNRLGGLITNVTRSVTPQLITRQRDNAGGARVRGAEATARWRRGAVFAEAAWLLADARFDAGERIPQTPRHQGSFLTGWQNARTSLTAGFRASTAQFEDDRNLFLLPGFGVWQATARYRLADSVEAHAAVENAANRRVVAGFSPAPLLASPRLWRLGLRWRLN
- the pheS gene encoding phenylalanine--tRNA ligase alpha subunit; this translates as MLDSTLSDIEARALSAIENAADAAALEQARVEFLGRKGALAQIGKDLGKLSPEERARIGKLLNSVKQTIEQRFETKKTWFEEQALRARLDAEWLDVTLPAPGTRPGSLHPLTQIQKELEDLFTSLGFAVVDGPEVETEWHNFDALNIPPAHPARDAQDTFWLENGHLLRTHTSPVQVRAMERFGAPLRIIAPGRVFRNEEVDASHEHTFYQLEGMMVDRDVSIGHMLYFMKTLLEAIFRREVTVRLRPGFFPFVEPGFELDIQCLLCGGAGCPVCKQSGWVELLPCGLVHPNVLRAGGIDPLEWNGFAFGLGLTRLVMMRYAIDDIRLLQSGDLRFLQQF